The following coding sequences are from one Streptomyces sp. NBC_01232 window:
- a CDS encoding antitoxin MazE7 — protein sequence MADTTTVEVDTDVHDRLAVLAAERGLSLRAYLAELASAQENEAARTRAARAFERALERPGFREGFARDFGRPGSRD from the coding sequence ATGGCCGACACCACCACCGTCGAGGTCGACACCGATGTGCACGACCGTCTCGCCGTGCTCGCCGCGGAGCGCGGGCTGAGCCTGCGTGCGTACCTCGCCGAGCTCGCCTCCGCGCAGGAGAACGAGGCCGCACGCACCCGTGCCGCACGTGCTTTCGAGCGGGCTCTGGAGCGGCCGGGCTTCCGCGAGGGGTTCGCGCGCGACTTCGGCCGCCCGGGGTCCCGGGACTGA
- a CDS encoding SigE family RNA polymerase sigma factor has product MTIEEFEEFYAQAAGRLTGQLYVMLGDHHEAQDVVQEAFVRGWGRRRQLDRDGRPEAWIRTVAWRLAVSRWRGRRRTADAWQRTAPAGHVEGPGPEAVALVEALRQLPLKQRRTMALHYLCDLTVEQIASETSLSASTVKTHLTRGRATLSRHLQDPRIEEAPDA; this is encoded by the coding sequence TTGACCATCGAGGAGTTCGAGGAGTTCTACGCGCAAGCGGCAGGACGGCTCACAGGACAGCTCTACGTGATGCTCGGCGACCACCACGAGGCACAGGACGTGGTGCAGGAGGCGTTCGTCAGGGGGTGGGGCCGCCGGCGCCAGCTGGACCGTGACGGCCGGCCCGAGGCATGGATCCGCACTGTCGCGTGGCGGCTCGCCGTCAGCCGCTGGCGCGGGCGGCGGCGCACCGCCGACGCCTGGCAGCGCACCGCCCCCGCCGGCCACGTGGAGGGTCCGGGGCCGGAGGCGGTGGCGCTCGTGGAGGCGCTGCGGCAACTGCCCCTGAAGCAGCGCCGGACCATGGCGCTGCACTACCTGTGTGATCTGACCGTCGAGCAGATCGCCTCCGAGACCTCGCTGTCCGCGAGCACGGTCAAGACCCACCTGACCCGGGGTCGCGCCACGCTCTCCCGCCATCTGCAGGACCCGCGCATTGAGGAGGCTCCCGATGCCTGA
- a CDS encoding cold-shock protein produces MATGTVKWFNSEKGFGFIAQDGGGPDVFAHYSAINASGYRELQEGQAVTFDITQGQKGPQAENITPA; encoded by the coding sequence ATGGCTACGGGAACTGTGAAGTGGTTCAACTCGGAGAAGGGCTTCGGCTTCATCGCCCAGGACGGCGGCGGCCCGGACGTCTTCGCCCACTACTCGGCGATCAACGCCTCTGGCTACCGTGAGCTCCAGGAGGGTCAGGCCGTGACCTTCGACATCACGCAGGGCCAGAAGGGCCCGCAGGCGGAGAACATCACCCCCGCCTGA
- a CDS encoding mannosyltransferase family protein encodes MPVSAPRRPTELPGSTGARPPVRDSGPAGPRPGRAARIGRARPAFLRLGPGEREVLWLYLLTRVGIWATAGAVGWLFPQNGETRRPASLLSPWQQWDWWHYLHIAQDGYFPAQAGPWTAGWDNREAFLPGFPLALRAVHTVVPDWAAAGALISFVAGGVAVLALARIARHQLADLETGHRAVAFLLLSPCAVFLAAGYTEALFLALALPAWLAAQRQNWPAAAVLACLACSVRITGLFLAAALALHFVLTVRGLRAWRSAPWLLLPALAPVLYSWFLQTRTGDWMAWKHAQERGWYRDFHAPWEAWANTWEAAFGHTQATGYAFMWQAELLAMVVGVVLLVVLLRARRRPEALYIALTLWALGTSYWYTSVPRSTLLWWPLWIGLASWSLRRPRIQAAYFYVAGPLSTVVAITFLTSRWAG; translated from the coding sequence ATGCCCGTTTCCGCCCCGCGTCGGCCCACCGAACTCCCCGGCTCCACCGGCGCCCGGCCCCCCGTGCGCGACTCCGGCCCGGCAGGCCCGCGTCCCGGCCGCGCCGCGCGCATCGGCCGCGCCCGCCCGGCGTTCCTGCGGCTCGGCCCGGGCGAGCGCGAGGTGCTGTGGCTCTACCTGCTGACCCGCGTCGGCATCTGGGCCACCGCGGGCGCCGTCGGATGGCTGTTCCCCCAGAACGGCGAGACCCGACGGCCGGCCTCACTGCTCTCGCCCTGGCAGCAGTGGGACTGGTGGCACTACCTCCACATAGCCCAGGACGGGTACTTCCCCGCCCAGGCCGGGCCCTGGACGGCCGGCTGGGACAACCGGGAGGCCTTTCTGCCGGGCTTCCCCCTCGCCCTGCGCGCCGTTCACACCGTGGTCCCCGACTGGGCCGCGGCCGGAGCGCTGATCTCGTTCGTCGCGGGAGGCGTCGCCGTCCTGGCTCTCGCCCGCATCGCCCGCCATCAGCTCGCCGACCTCGAAACGGGCCACCGCGCGGTGGCGTTCCTGCTGCTCTCACCGTGCGCCGTGTTCCTCGCGGCGGGCTACACCGAGGCACTCTTCCTCGCTCTGGCCCTGCCCGCCTGGCTGGCGGCGCAGCGCCAGAACTGGCCGGCGGCCGCGGTCCTGGCCTGCCTGGCCTGCTCGGTCCGCATCACGGGCCTGTTCCTCGCGGCCGCCCTCGCCCTCCACTTCGTCCTCACGGTGCGCGGCCTGCGCGCCTGGCGCTCGGCCCCGTGGCTGTTGCTGCCCGCGCTCGCACCCGTCCTCTACAGCTGGTTCCTGCAGACGCGTACCGGGGACTGGATGGCCTGGAAGCACGCCCAGGAGCGGGGCTGGTACCGGGACTTCCACGCGCCGTGGGAGGCGTGGGCCAACACCTGGGAGGCCGCCTTCGGGCACACCCAGGCCACCGGTTACGCGTTCATGTGGCAGGCCGAGCTCCTGGCCATGGTCGTCGGCGTCGTGCTCCTGGTGGTGCTGCTCCGGGCCCGCCGCCGGCCCGAGGCCCTGTACATCGCCCTCACCCTGTGGGCCCTGGGCACCTCCTACTGGTACACCTCCGTCCCCCGCTCGACCCTGTTGTGGTGGCCGCTGTGGATCGGCCTGGCGTCCTGGAGCCTGCGGCGCCCCCGGATCCAGGCCGCCTACTTCTACGTCGCCGGCCCGCTCTCCACCGTGGTCGCCATCACCTTCCTCACGAGCCGCTGGGCCGGCTGA
- a CDS encoding serine hydrolase domain-containing protein, with amino-acid sequence MAGVVTAYPGRARTALLCATSLLATVLPAGGAWAATGAGSAPASCVASPAPSGGEAKQIMDIARAAQKELDLNAVVLRVTRDGKEVVTGALGESMTGVPATADMHFRAGSVAIVYMGIAMLQLVEEGKAGLDDPISRWLPDAPHADEITLRMLGASTSGLHDYVPDPKFIAALYADPFRQWTPDELVGISAAHPLWYEPGTSWSYSHANFVLLGQALEKISGKPLAEVMKQQITGPAGLDNTVNSFTPQIEEPVLHSFDAERGKYEESTFWNPSWTTAPGAVLTTHICDLARSAEAVGTGELLSPQSFKTQLDPGTVGLGGNIPGCPPRSCFRQLPALHFGYGVIVQNGWIQSNPSFAGYAAIQAYLPGEKLAIAVSTTVGPKAPQDNTAQTIAGRIAEALAPGNSLTGKN; translated from the coding sequence ATGGCCGGAGTCGTGACCGCGTACCCGGGCCGCGCCCGGACGGCGCTGTTGTGCGCCACCTCGCTGCTCGCCACGGTCCTGCCGGCCGGTGGCGCCTGGGCGGCGACCGGCGCCGGGTCCGCGCCCGCGTCCTGCGTGGCGTCCCCCGCGCCCTCGGGCGGCGAAGCGAAGCAGATCATGGACATCGCCAGGGCGGCGCAGAAGGAACTCGACCTCAACGCGGTCGTGCTGCGGGTCACGCGCGACGGGAAGGAGGTCGTCACGGGTGCACTCGGCGAGTCGATGACCGGTGTCCCGGCCACGGCGGACATGCACTTCCGGGCCGGCTCGGTGGCCATCGTCTACATGGGCATCGCCATGCTGCAACTCGTCGAGGAGGGCAAGGCGGGCCTCGACGACCCGATCTCGCGCTGGCTTCCCGACGCACCGCACGCCGACGAGATCACGCTGCGCATGCTCGGCGCCTCCACCTCGGGCCTGCACGACTACGTACCGGACCCGAAGTTCATCGCGGCCCTGTACGCCGACCCGTTCCGCCAGTGGACGCCCGACGAACTGGTGGGCATCTCCGCCGCCCACCCCCTCTGGTACGAGCCGGGGACGAGCTGGAGCTACTCCCACGCGAACTTCGTGCTCCTCGGACAGGCCCTGGAGAAGATCTCCGGCAAGCCGCTGGCCGAGGTGATGAAGCAGCAGATCACGGGGCCCGCCGGGCTGGACAACACGGTCAACAGCTTCACTCCCCAGATCGAGGAGCCCGTCCTGCACTCCTTCGACGCGGAGCGCGGCAAGTACGAGGAGTCCACCTTCTGGAATCCCTCCTGGACCACCGCCCCCGGCGCGGTCCTGACCACCCACATCTGCGACCTGGCCCGCTCGGCCGAGGCCGTGGGCACCGGTGAGCTCCTGTCTCCGCAGAGTTTCAAGACCCAGCTCGACCCGGGCACCGTGGGCCTCGGCGGCAACATACCCGGCTGCCCGCCCAGGAGCTGCTTCCGGCAGCTTCCGGCCCTGCACTTCGGCTACGGCGTGATCGTCCAGAACGGCTGGATCCAGTCGAACCCCTCGTTCGCGGGGTACGCGGCCATCCAGGCCTACCTCCCGGGCGAGAAGCTGGCCATCGCGGTCTCCACCACCGTCGGACCCAAGGCCCCCCAGGACAACACGGCACAGACCATCGCCGGGCGCATCGCCGAAGCCCTGGCGCCCGGGAACTCTCTGACGGGGAAGAACTGA